In Herpetosiphonaceae bacterium, the genomic window CCGGAACTCGTCGTCCGGCGTGTAGTCGCGCAGCCGCTCGAACTCAGTGCCGGAGCCGAAGACTTTGGCGTTGCGCAGCCCCAGCTCGGTCAGCAGGCCTTTGCGGGCCAGCAGATCGTACTTGCGCACATCGAGCACGTTGGGATAGACGCGCACGGCGTCGGCGGTGGGATAGCGCGCCTGGCGCACGAACGTGCCGAGCGTGGAGCGATAGCGCAGATTGGTATCGCTCCACTGGTAATCGCCGCGCTGCACGGGCGTGACATGGTAGCGCACCTCGGCGGCGGCCAGCGGTGGGATCGTCCCATCGAGCAGATCGCTGTCGGCGCGAAGCTGGAAGGGATACTCATCGCGCAGCTTGAAGCGGACGGCGCGTGGGCTGGCGTTTTCCAGGTGGAGAGCGATCAGGTTGGGCACGCCCAGCGAGAGCTTCGACTCGTTGACGCGACGGATCGTGATCTGTTCGGGCTTCGTGCTGATCACATAATCGGCGATGACCAGGCCGAATAGCGCCACGAAGTACAGCACGGCCAGCCACGTCAACGGCTGCGCAAAGCTCGCGCCAGCCACGACGACCGCGCCGAGCAGCAGCAAAAACAATAACCGTGGAGTAGGCAGCATGGTTCTCCGGCCTATGAGAGAACAAAGAACAACGGAACAGAGAACAAACAAACGATGTACCTCTTTGTTCTTTGTCTGTGCTTCCTCGTCGTTGTTCTTTGTTCTTTGGTTGTCTGTTCTCCCGCTAGCGCGGCACTTCGACGCGGGCCAGAATCCGATCGACCGCTCCATCGGGCGTCAGGCCCTCGATCTCGGCTTCGGGCCGCAGGATGATGCGGTGGCGATAGACCGCCTTGACCAGGAACTTCACGTCATCGGGGATCACGAAATCGCGGCCCTGCATCGCGGCCCAGGTCTTGGCCGCCAGCAGCACGCTGATCGAGGCGCGGGTCGAGCCGCCCAGGATCAGATCGGGCAGGCGGCGCGACTCCTGGGCAATGTCCGAGATATATTTGAAGATGCCTTCTTCGACGCGCACGCTTTCGATCTCGGCCCGACAGCGCGCGAGCACCTGCGGCGTGACCGACGCCTGAAGGTTGGTGCGCTCCAGATGACGCGCATCGAAGCCGTTATCGTAGCGCCGCAGCACCTCGATCTCGACGCTCTGCGGCGCGTAATCGACCAGAATTTTGAACAGGAAGCGGTCAAGCTGCGCCTCAGGCAGCGGATACGTGCCCTCGTACTCGACCGGGTTTTGAGTCGCCACCACGAAGAACGGCTCCTGAAGCGGGAGTCGCTGCCCCTCGATCGTCACCTGGCGCTCCTCCATCGCCTCCAGCAGCGCCGACTGTGTCTTGGCGGGCGCGCGGTTGATCTCATCGGCCAGCAACACCTGGGTGAAGATCGGGCCGTGGCGCAGACGGAACTCGCCGCTGTTCATCTCATAGACCGTCGTGCCCAGCACATCGGAGGGCATCAGGTCGGGGGTGAACTGGATACGTTTGAACTCGGTCTGGATCAGCGCCGCCAGCGTTTTCGCCATCAAGGTCTTCGCCGTGCCGGGAACGCCCTCCAGCAGCACATGGCCTCCCGTGAGCAGCGCGATCAGCACATGCGTGAACGGCTCTTCCTGGCCGACCAGCACTTTCCCGGCTTCGCGTCGAATATGTTCTGTCACCTGTTGGACCAGCATGAATGCTCCTCAAGCTGAGATGGTTGGAATTGAAGTCGATGCGTCTCGTCGCGTCAGGCCGCAACCTGGGCGTGCCACGCGGCCACCCGGCGCGCCATCTCCTCGCCGTCCTGCTCGCGGGCCAGATGGCGATGAAACATGGTCATCCAGATCGAGAGCGGCGGCAGCAGCACCACCAGCGACGCGACGGTCAGCACGATTGTGAGCACATCGCTGGCGAGCGGCGGCAGCGTCAGGCCGAATCGCTCCTGCACGATCAGGATCAGCGCGATCAACGAGCCGAGATAGGCCAGGCTGAGCGTGCCGAAGATCGCGCCCGCGCTCAGAAACATCAGCATGCTGCGTCCGAAGCGCGCCGTCAGCAGATCGACCGAGCGACCAGCCGCCGCCGACCAGGAGCGCTGCTCCAGCACGAACGCTTGCAGGGCATAGACGATGCTGACGAGCCAGCCGCCGAAGGCCATCAGCGACCAGAGCGTCGAAACCTGGCTGATCACGCTGGCAAAGGCAATCGCCGCCCCGGAAACCGCGCCGCTGCCGATCGTCGAAACCATGGCCGCGCTCAGCACCGAAAAGTAGAACAGCGGACACGAGATCATGATCGAGATCGTGCCCGCGAAGATCGAGGCGACGACGCTGAACACAAGATTGAAGAGGATCATCGCGCAGCCGCGTCCAGGGCTGATGCGCAGCGCGACGGGCAGCGAGATCGGCCTGCCGTCGAGCGCGGCGGCGGCGGCGCGTGATAATGCGGCGAAGGCATACAGCAGCAGCGGATAGCCGATCACCGTCAGCAGAAACAGCAGCAGAACGGTCCAGGCGGCGCTGGTGCCGAGCTGCGTGCGGATCAGCGCGCTACACAGCAGCGCGAACAGCGCGATCAGCACCAGCACGGCGGTTGCAACCAGCATAAAGCCCGACAGGTTGCGCCGGTAGAGTCGCAGCCCATCGTCAAGCACTTCCAGCACCGTGGGAAGCGCGCGTGTGCGATTCATCGCAGGCGGCCTTTCTCGTCGGCAAAGGCGTCGGCGGTGCGTACCAGGCGCACAAGCTGCTCGTCGCTCGCGGGACGCCGAAACTGCTCAAGCAGCGCGCGCAGCCG contains:
- a CDS encoding MoxR family ATPase: MLVQQVTEHIRREAGKVLVGQEEPFTHVLIALLTGGHVLLEGVPGTAKTLMAKTLAALIQTEFKRIQFTPDLMPSDVLGTTVYEMNSGEFRLRHGPIFTQVLLADEINRAPAKTQSALLEAMEERQVTIEGQRLPLQEPFFVVATQNPVEYEGTYPLPEAQLDRFLFKILVDYAPQSVEIEVLRRYDNGFDARHLERTNLQASVTPQVLARCRAEIESVRVEEGIFKYISDIAQESRRLPDLILGGSTRASISVLLAAKTWAAMQGRDFVIPDDVKFLVKAVYRHRIILRPEAEIEGLTPDGAVDRILARVEVPR